DNA sequence from the Oncorhynchus keta strain PuntledgeMale-10-30-2019 chromosome 1, Oket_V2, whole genome shotgun sequence genome:
TAGATGCTGTACCAGTAGAGGAGGGGAAAAAAGATCACCTTACATGCAACAGATTTAGATTATTGAGTggcagggaggtgtgtgtgtttgtgtgtgtagacagcccgttcaaatcaaatgtatttatatagcccttcttacatcagctgatatctccaagtgctgtatagaaactcagcctaaaaccccaaacagcaagcaatacaggtgtagaagcacagtggctaggaaaaactccaaaagaaaggcaggaacctaggatgaaacttagagaagaaccaggctctgaggggtggccagtcctcttctggctgtgccgggtggagattataacagaacatggccaagatgttcataaatggcCAACATGGTCAAATGATTATAATCATAGTAGTTGTCgtgggtgcaacaagtcagcatctcaggagtaaatgtcagttggcttttcatagccgatcattgagagtatctctacctcgcctgctgtctctagagagttgaaaacagcaggtctgggacaggtagcacggcCGTCCGGTGGACTGGGGACGCAAGGAGTCTTCATGACAGGTAGTCTTGAGCGAGAGTAAATTCAATTCGCACCGGATAAGAccggagaagtactccagatataagactgaccctagcccccgatgcatacatactggaggctgagacaggaggggtcaggaggcactggccccatccgatgagatCCCCGGATAGGGCCAagcaggcaggatataaccccacccactttgccaaagcgcatccccactagagggatatcttcagcCACCAACTTAACATCCTGATACAAGGCGGACTATAGCCCCAACGATCTCTGCcaaggcacaacccaaggggggcgccaacccagacaggaacataaagtcagtgactcaacccactcaagtgacgcacccctcctagggacggcatggaagagcaccagtaagccagtgactctgcCCCTGTAatggggttagagacagagaatcccactcgagagaggggagacggcaagggcggttcgttgctccagagcctttccgttcaccttcacactcctgggcagGACTACTAATATGACtgactgaagagatgagtcttcaataaagacttaaaggttgtgactgagtctgcgtctctctcATGGGTAGGCataccattccataaaaatggagctctataggagaaagccctgtctccagctatttgcttagaaattctagggacagtaaggaagCCTGCGTCTTGtcaccgtagcgtacgtgtaggtatgacCAAATcgtaaagataggtaggagcaagcccatgtaatgctttgtaggtaggttagcagtaaaaccttgaaatcagcctttgccttaacaggaagccagtgtagagaggctagcactggagtaatatgatcacattttttggttctagtcaggattctagcagctgtgtttagcactaactgaagtttatttagtgctttatccgggtagccagaaggtagagaggacaaaccattcacagagacaaactgatatctttccgacagataagatctaaacctggccagaacttgtccatgtagaccaatttgggtagtctaacctagaagtaacaaaagtatacatttttctgcattgtttttggacaaagtttctgattcttgcaatgttacgtagatggaaaaaagttgTCCTTGAAATAgccttgatatgttcgtcaaaaaagagatcagggtccagagtaacgctgaggtccttcacagttatatctgagacgactgtacaaccatcaagattaattgtcagattcaacagaagatgtCATTGTTTCTTGGGAACTAGAACAAGCATCTcagttttgtccaagtttaaaagtagaacgtttgcagccatctacttccttatgtctgaaacacaggcttctagcgagggcaattttggggcttcaccatgtttcattgaaatgtacagctgtgtgtcatccaaatagcagtgaaagttaacattatgtttccgaatgacattacctagaggtaaaatatatagtgaaaacaatagtggtcttaaaacggaaccttgagaaACACCgcaatttacagttgatttgtcagaggacaaaccatccaccgagacaaactgatatctttccgacagattaGATCTGAACCAGGCctgaacttgtccgtgtagaccaatttgggtttccaatctctccaaaagaatgcagtaatcgatggtatcaaaagcagcactaaggttaCTTGTGTATCTTTGATGGATTTGTTTGAGCAGATCTCGAGTTGAATATTTTGGGTGTACAATTCTAGATTTAGTCTtcatagtttaaaaaaatacaactcGAGATTTGGCGAAAAGGTCAAGAGGCATAAATCTACAAAGTGAAACAAACCTGTCGATTCATTGTATGTGTGTAGTTGGTCAGGTATACGTTGGTGTACTGTATATTGTTCATGTCATTCTGGCACGACATAACTGACTAAATCACCCACTGAGCTCAAATCTCAGTTTAAATCCTCTCGTGTGTGCACCTTGAACAGCTGCCTCCTAACCTTCTTCTCCCCTCCTAACCCTCTTCTCACACCACATTCATCAGGGCTGCACTTGTGTTTTTTCTGAGAGGCTCGGATGCCCTGGCTGGAAATGGCTCCCTTTCTATTTCTGGTAAATTAATGGATGTCCCTCTTTTTAAAGCCTGTCCTTCCTCTTAGAACGCAGCATTCATGCTGACAGGGCTggggttgtagtagtagtaactTAGCTGCCTGAATGGCACAGGGGAAGACTTGGAATAATTGTTATTTTTtagggggctcccgagtggcgccgctgtcactacagacacagtggtttgattccaggctgtatcacacctgactgtgattgggagtcccatagggcggcgcacaattggcccagtgtcgccgGGGGCTTGGCCGGTGTAGGCAgtcaattgtaaataagaatttgttctaaactgacttgcctacttaaatgaATAATGGCATAAATTGAGCAACCTCTTTTTGAACCTCAAACCTCAACGTCACCCACAAGGCTACCCTTGGATATCACCAGAAAAGCGTttgagtacatttacatttacatttaagtcatttagcagacgctcttatccagagcgacttacaaattggtgcattcaccttatgacatccagtggaacagccactttacaatagtgcatctaaatcttttaaggggaggggggggtgagaaggattactttatcctatcctaggtatttctTAAAGAGGTGGGTAGAATAGCTTAGTTCATGAAATTCATCAACATCTGTAAATGGAAGCTGACAACCAAATGGACTCTTCAAATAAGAAAAGTGAATCAAATTGTTGTTCTCTGCTCAATTCTTTTAAAAATGAGAAGTTCTGTTTTACTGTCATCCTTATCTTGGAAACAGGGGTAGTTCTGCTGACAAGGCAGTCCGTTTCAACTCTCTGGAGCAGTCAGAAACaggtctctcactttctctctcgctGCTACATGCAGCTGTAGTAGCTTTGACGGTGTGACTGACACTGTAGACTGTGTACTGATGTGTTTCTACATGGCTGTCTTTGTGTTGTCCTTCCAGCAGGCCAATGAAGCCCTGCATCACCAGCACCAGGTGGCCCAGAACAGCTTGCTGCCTCTCCTCCAGTCAGGAGGACCAGAACCTGTGGACCAGAAACCTGTGATGCCCATCCTCTTGGACCAGAAGCCCCCAGTCAGCGTTGCAGAGCTCCTCAAGGACAATGTGGCCAGTGGGACAGGGGGAGGCGGCGGCGGAGGAGGCGGCAGCGGCGGTGGTCCCGTTGTAGTGGTGAAGAAAGAGCCCAAGTCCAAAACGCCTTTCATCTGCGGCTACTGCAACAAGGCCTTCCGGGACAGCTACCATCTCAGACGGCACGAGTCCTGCCATACGGGCGTCAAGATGGTGTCTCGTCCCAAGAAGACACAGACGGCACCCACCATGGTGCCCATGATCTCCACAGTGCCACAGCGCGAGAACAGCGGCGGGCAGCCCTCTTACATCTCCACCATCGCTGGCATCCTCACCACGGCCACAACCTCAGCCTCCACGGGCTCCAGCATCATGTCTCCCACCATGGTGCCCCAGCAGCAGCACCAGCATCAACAGCAGCACCATCATCATCAGCAGCAGAGCCAGCCCAAGAAGCCTGCCAAGCCAGTGAAGAAGAACCACGGCTGTGAGATGTGTGGCAAGGCCTTCCGTGACGTCTACCACCTGAACCGTCACAAGCTGTCCCACTCAGACGAGAAGCCCTTTGAGTGCCCCATCTGCCAGCAGCGCTTCAAGAGAAAGGACCGCATGACCTACCACGTGCGCTCACACGACGGGGGCGTTCACAAACCTTACATCTGCTCTGTCTGTGGGAAGGGCTTCTCCAGGTGCGTGGCGCAGTTCAACTTATTCAAGTTTTCCTTTAGTCCACTTAAAAAAATGTTATTGTCCATAGTACATGTTGAACTGTAATTGTCAATAATGCATTCTGACAAAGTGTTTTGTGTAAGGTTCTTTGGAATTTCACATATTTCTTATCGTTATCTCTTTTTCACTGCTTCCATTTTAATGGGCCCCAAATGTATTTCCTGGTTGTGGGGAAAAAGCAAGAGGGCCATATCACAACTTTTCAAAAGTCATCTTAATTCAGAATCGGATACATTTATGTACAGGATACGACTATGTTGTAGAAGAAGAAGCCTAACTGACAGGCATAAAGGACTACAAGAGGGCAGATCGTATCCAACAGGTGCAGCCTCATAAAACAATGTCATATGTAGCCCTAGATTAATATGAGGATGATTCAAGTCAATGGCGGGCTTGGTTGGGTAAAAACATTCCACTTGAAATTGATATTCAGTGGTCCGTAGCCTAATCATTTAAAGGTGTGATGAATTTTGGAAATCCTCGTGTGTTTGAATGTAATTGAATTGGACTGGTTAATCAGTCTCACTCAATAGGAATTTAGGAACATTGCTTTGCATACGAGTATGTTTCCACTATGATGCTTTAATGCACATAGCCAAAAGGTGTTATGTACAATTTCCACTTTTGAATGAAATTCCTCAATCAAAGAACAAGGTGGAGTATAATTTGAATGCCTGAAATCACATACCAGAATGCCTATTTATATGGTAACCCTATGAGACAAAGTCCTTAATTGTTGTTCTGGACCACCTCTTGTTTGTGTGTAGCTTTTATGAAGCTCGGCCATGATTACTGATGCCCCACGCAGCTTCTGTTCAGACCATTAGTACTGGCTCATGACATGCAAGCAGTGCCCCGCCATGTATATAAACAGTATCTGGAGCTTTGCGTGCGTCACATAGTAGTCCCTCGTGTCCCCCCTCTCAGGGATATCGGCAGGGGACAGGGAGAATGCTGCAGGGGGCAGACGGCACCAGAAGAGATGGGTCTCCAGTGTAACTCCTGCAGCTCCCAAGGCCAATGGTAGTGttctgactcactgactggtcTGATTTCTAATCATTGATTTAGCTCCTCCCCTTTTGTTATTTCCAATATTGGAGAGTATTTTGTTATTCCCCCCCAACCTAACCCTTTCAGACATCATTAAGTTGTCAGTGAACGATGAAGTTCTTGAGCCAAATTATTAGCAACTCGCTAAGTGAAGTATATTGTATCATAATCATAGTGACTTGGCGCAAAGTAACAAATCTTACTCTTATGCGGCTAGAGGTGCATGTTAATTTTCACGCTTGGCAGTCCTAAAAGAGGCTATTCCCCTCTTCTTTAATGAAGGAGTGTTGTGTGTGAGGGGAGATGTGAGCTTTTGAGCTCCACTGCACTCCTGAGGAGATGGGATTGGACTCCTGCTTGCCATCACGAAAAGCCTGCTAGTGTGAAACTGCCTCCTTAGAGACATTTTTAAGCCACACTCTCCTCCTTTGTTGGAGGGGAATTCTCTGGCTGCGTTTGTCCAATAGCTACATTTCACTAGTGCGGCTTAGTGAGGGCAGAGGAGAACTGAACGACAGATGGACGGCTGTGGTTGCCAGATAATTGTCTTCTCCAGGGTATACTGTAgaacagattattttatttttttgtgatgTTGTAGAATAGAGTTCTAGTTTGATTTTGAAAAAAATGTCTAAATTCTATCCCTCTGGTTATTTTTTGGTGTGGCTTAACTGAATAATTATCTGGTCTTGTTGCAAGAACATCAATTATTACTTTGGGAGGGGTGTAGTATTTTTCATTTGGGAGGGGTGTAGTAGTGGATTGATGCTCTAATAGCTTGTGTCCCATGGGTCCGATATGGACACCATGAGACTAACGTAAATTTACTgtagatgttttatttatttaattaaacaTCATTGAACTATTATGGTATAACTGTGGGTTCACCGAGAATTTGTCATTTGCCTGCAATCTTTGTTGGCCCATTTTGTTAATTGAATCACGTGTCAACAGAGTAGCCCCAGCTACTGTCAGTGTATGGCATTATTGATTAAACTGTACTGGTGTTTTTAGCTATTATACCAGGTTTTAAAATGCCTGTGCTCttctgtgtcctctctcctcctgcaggcCTGACCATCTAAGCTGTCATGTGAAG
Encoded proteins:
- the LOC118395359 gene encoding vascular endothelial zinc finger 1-like isoform X6; this translates as MEPSWSTFLFQSSVGPMVPGNPRRDYYTGIRQANEALHHQHQVAQNSLLPLLQSGGPEPVDQKPVMPILLDQKPPVSVAELLKDNVASGTGGGGGGGGGSGGGPVVVVKKEPKSKTPFICGYCNKAFRDSYHLRRHESCHTGVKMVSRPKKTQTAPTMVPMISTVPQRENSGGQPSYISTIAGILTTATTSASTGSSIMSPTMVPQQQHQHQQQHHHHQQQSQPKKPAKPVKKNHGCEMCGKAFRDVYHLNRHKLSHSDEKPFECPICQQRFKRKDRMTYHVRSHDGGVHKPYICSVCGKGFSRDIGRGQGECCRGQTAPEEMGLQCNSCSSQGQWPDHLSCHVKHVHSSERPFKCQVTACTSAFATKDRLRSHMIRHEGKVTCNICGKMLSAAYITSHLKTHGQASFNNPCNKDSNNVHNSGSVTPVTNSAAITSAMNRGNASNPVTIAAQMNITTSTVNITSPINLQHPVTITGPMNIAHPVAITSGMPMNITGPLNIAMRPMDSMPFLSQVLPSSPPW
- the LOC118395359 gene encoding vascular endothelial zinc finger 1-like isoform X4, giving the protein MEPSWSTFLFQSSVGPMVPGNPRRDYYTGIRQANEALHHQHQVAQNSLLPLLQSGGPEPVDQKPVMPILLDQKPPVSVAELLKDNVASGTGGGGGGGGGSGGGPVVVVKKEPKSKTPFICGYCNKAFRDSYHLRRHESCHTGVKMVSRPKKTQTAPTMVPMISTVPQRENSGGQPSYISTIAGILTTATTSASTGSSIMSPTMVPQQQHQHQQQHHHHQQQSQPKKPAKPVKKNHGCEMCGKAFRDVYHLNRHKLSHSDEKPFECPICQQRFKRKDRMTYHVRSHDGGVHKPYICSVCGKGFSRDIGRGQGECCRGQTAPEEMGLQCNSCSSQGQWPDHLSCHVKHVHSSERPFKCQVTACTSAFATKDRLRSHMIRHEGKVTCNICGKMLSAAYITSHLKTHGQASFNNPCNKGLSDWQWNHHSGLRKDSNNVHNSGSVTPVTNSAAITSAMNRGNASNPVTIAAQMNITTSTVNITSPINLQHPVTITGPMNIAHPVAITSGMPMNITGPLNIAMRPMDSMPFLSQVLPSSPPW
- the LOC118395359 gene encoding vascular endothelial zinc finger 1-like isoform X5, translated to MEPSWSTFLFQSSVGPMVPGNPRRDYYTGIRQANEALHHQHQVAQNSLLPLLQSGGPEPVDQKPVMPILLDQKPPVSVAELLKDNVASGTGGGGGGGGGSGGGPVVVVKKEPKSKTPFICGYCNKAFRDSYHLRRHESCHTGVKMVSRPKKTQTAPTMVPMISTVPQRENSGGQPSYISTIAGILTTATTSASTGSSIMSPTMVPQQQHQHQQQHHHHQQQSQPKKPAKPVKKNHGCEMCGKAFRDVYHLNRHKLSHSDEKPFECPICQQRFKRKDRMTYHVRSHDGGVHKPYICSVCGKGFSRPDHLSCHVKHVHSSERPFKCQVTACTSAFATKDRLRSHMIRHEGKVTCNICGKMLSAAYITSHLKTHGQASFNNPCNKGLSDWQWNHHSGLRKGELTVGEILNNSFQVLMDISRFQDSNNVHNSGSVTPVTNSAAITSAMNRGNASNPVTIAAQMNITTSTVNITSPINLQHPVTITGPMNIAHPVAITSGMPMNITGPLNIAMRPMDSMPFLSQVLPSSPPW
- the LOC118395359 gene encoding vascular endothelial zinc finger 1-like isoform X8 — its product is MEPSWSTFLFQSSVGPMVPGNPRRDYYTGIRQANEALHHQHQVAQNSLLPLLQSGGPEPVDQKPVMPILLDQKPPVSVAELLKDNVASGTGGGGGGGGGSGGGPVVVVKKEPKSKTPFICGYCNKAFRDSYHLRRHESCHTGVKMVSRPKKTQTAPTMVPMISTVPQRENSGGQPSYISTIAGILTTATTSASTGSSIMSPTMVPQQQHQHQQQHHHHQQQSQPKKPAKPVKKNHGCEMCGKAFRDVYHLNRHKLSHSDEKPFECPICQQRFKRKDRMTYHVRSHDGGVHKPYICSVCGKGFSRPDHLSCHVKHVHSSERPFKCQVTACTSAFATKDRLRSHMIRHEGKVTCNICGKMLSAAYITSHLKTHGQASFNNPCNKDSNNVHNSGSVTPVTNSAAITSAMNRGNASNPVTIAAQMNITTSTVNITSPINLQHPVTITGPMNIAHPVAITSGMPMNITGPLNIAMRPMDSMPFLSQVLPSSPPW
- the LOC118395359 gene encoding vascular endothelial zinc finger 1-like isoform X1; translation: MEPSWSTFLFQSSVGPMVPGNPRRDYYTGIRQANEALHHQHQVAQNSLLPLLQSGGPEPVDQKPVMPILLDQKPPVSVAELLKDNVASGTGGGGGGGGGSGGGPVVVVKKEPKSKTPFICGYCNKAFRDSYHLRRHESCHTGVKMVSRPKKTQTAPTMVPMISTVPQRENSGGQPSYISTIAGILTTATTSASTGSSIMSPTMVPQQQHQHQQQHHHHQQQSQPKKPAKPVKKNHGCEMCGKAFRDVYHLNRHKLSHSDEKPFECPICQQRFKRKDRMTYHVRSHDGGVHKPYICSVCGKGFSRDIGRGQGECCRGQTAPEEMGLQCNSCSSQGQWPDHLSCHVKHVHSSERPFKCQVTACTSAFATKDRLRSHMIRHEGKVTCNICGKMLSAAYITSHLKTHGQASFNNPCNKGLSDWQWNHHSGLRKGELTVGEILNNSFQVLMDISRFQDSNNVHNSGSVTPVTNSAAITSAMNRGNASNPVTIAAQMNITTSTVNITSPINLQHPVTITGPMNIAHPVAITSGMPMNITGPLNIAMRPMDSMPFLSQVLPSSPPW
- the LOC118395359 gene encoding vascular endothelial zinc finger 1-like isoform X2 yields the protein MQSTYQSSVGPMVPGNPRRDYYTGIRQANEALHHQHQVAQNSLLPLLQSGGPEPVDQKPVMPILLDQKPPVSVAELLKDNVASGTGGGGGGGGGSGGGPVVVVKKEPKSKTPFICGYCNKAFRDSYHLRRHESCHTGVKMVSRPKKTQTAPTMVPMISTVPQRENSGGQPSYISTIAGILTTATTSASTGSSIMSPTMVPQQQHQHQQQHHHHQQQSQPKKPAKPVKKNHGCEMCGKAFRDVYHLNRHKLSHSDEKPFECPICQQRFKRKDRMTYHVRSHDGGVHKPYICSVCGKGFSRDIGRGQGECCRGQTAPEEMGLQCNSCSSQGQWPDHLSCHVKHVHSSERPFKCQVTACTSAFATKDRLRSHMIRHEGKVTCNICGKMLSAAYITSHLKTHGQASFNNPCNKGLSDWQWNHHSGLRKGELTVGEILNNSFQVLMDISRFQDSNNVHNSGSVTPVTNSAAITSAMNRGNASNPVTIAAQMNITTSTVNITSPINLQHPVTITGPMNIAHPVAITSGMPMNITGPLNIAMRPMDSMPFLSQVLPSSPPW
- the LOC118395359 gene encoding vascular endothelial zinc finger 1-like isoform X3; protein product: MEPSWSTFLFQQANEALHHQHQVAQNSLLPLLQSGGPEPVDQKPVMPILLDQKPPVSVAELLKDNVASGTGGGGGGGGGSGGGPVVVVKKEPKSKTPFICGYCNKAFRDSYHLRRHESCHTGVKMVSRPKKTQTAPTMVPMISTVPQRENSGGQPSYISTIAGILTTATTSASTGSSIMSPTMVPQQQHQHQQQHHHHQQQSQPKKPAKPVKKNHGCEMCGKAFRDVYHLNRHKLSHSDEKPFECPICQQRFKRKDRMTYHVRSHDGGVHKPYICSVCGKGFSRDIGRGQGECCRGQTAPEEMGLQCNSCSSQGQWPDHLSCHVKHVHSSERPFKCQVTACTSAFATKDRLRSHMIRHEGKVTCNICGKMLSAAYITSHLKTHGQASFNNPCNKGLSDWQWNHHSGLRKGELTVGEILNNSFQVLMDISRFQDSNNVHNSGSVTPVTNSAAITSAMNRGNASNPVTIAAQMNITTSTVNITSPINLQHPVTITGPMNIAHPVAITSGMPMNITGPLNIAMRPMDSMPFLSQVLPSSPPW
- the LOC118395359 gene encoding vascular endothelial zinc finger 1-like isoform X7; this translates as MPILLDQKPPVSVAELLKDNVASGTGGGGGGGGGSGGGPVVVVKKEPKSKTPFICGYCNKAFRDSYHLRRHESCHTGVKMVSRPKKTQTAPTMVPMISTVPQRENSGGQPSYISTIAGILTTATTSASTGSSIMSPTMVPQQQHQHQQQHHHHQQQSQPKKPAKPVKKNHGCEMCGKAFRDVYHLNRHKLSHSDEKPFECPICQQRFKRKDRMTYHVRSHDGGVHKPYICSVCGKGFSRDIGRGQGECCRGQTAPEEMGLQCNSCSSQGQWPDHLSCHVKHVHSSERPFKCQVTACTSAFATKDRLRSHMIRHEGKVTCNICGKMLSAAYITSHLKTHGQASFNNPCNKGLSDWQWNHHSGLRKGELTVGEILNNSFQVLMDISRFQDSNNVHNSGSVTPVTNSAAITSAMNRGNASNPVTIAAQMNITTSTVNITSPINLQHPVTITGPMNIAHPVAITSGMPMNITGPLNIAMRPMDSMPFLSQVLPSSPPW